From Actinopolymorpha cephalotaxi, one genomic window encodes:
- a CDS encoding cytochrome P450 — protein sequence MTAVLAPSAAGLPVIGSLLDLQRDSLNAFLRAQRDHGDVVRFVAGPPGLRVEFYGVFSAEGTQQVLATDSVNFRKDNKFYLEVQESVGDGLLTSQDDDYVRQRRLVQPLFTRRRVDTYAATMCEEASAAVERWRTAPGQVVDLLAEATGLTLRTVSRILFGADVEAAVDVVRRSFPVVADYTRQRGFAPANLPRHWPTPGNRRAAAAQRELNDLCDEIIARRRDQPGGGTAVRGDDGIADLLGLLADATDGDGDRLSAGEVRDQVLLFLLAGHETTATSVAFALHLLARHPDAQAAAREEVDRVLGTRRPGADDLDALPYVTKVLKEAMRLYPAAPAIGRRAVADTEVDGYRVPAGANVFVSPWVTHRNPAYWDDPERFDPERFSPEAEAARPRYAWFPFGGGPRACIGQRFSMLESVLAVAIVLQAYELAAIDTDVSLSLGITLRAAGPLRCRLTAR from the coding sequence ATGACTGCCGTGCTCGCACCGTCCGCAGCTGGGCTACCTGTGATCGGATCGCTGCTCGACCTGCAACGAGATTCACTGAACGCCTTCCTGCGTGCCCAGCGAGACCACGGCGACGTCGTACGTTTCGTGGCCGGACCACCCGGTCTGCGGGTCGAGTTCTACGGCGTGTTCTCCGCCGAGGGCACCCAGCAGGTCCTGGCCACCGACTCGGTCAACTTCCGCAAGGACAACAAGTTCTACCTCGAGGTCCAAGAGTCGGTCGGCGACGGCCTGCTCACCAGTCAGGACGACGACTACGTCCGGCAGCGGCGGCTCGTGCAGCCGCTGTTCACCCGCCGCCGGGTCGACACGTACGCCGCGACCATGTGCGAAGAGGCGTCCGCCGCGGTCGAGCGGTGGCGCACCGCGCCCGGCCAGGTCGTCGACCTGCTCGCGGAGGCGACCGGCCTGACCCTGCGGACCGTTTCCCGCATCCTGTTCGGCGCCGACGTGGAGGCAGCCGTCGACGTGGTACGACGATCCTTCCCGGTGGTCGCCGACTACACCCGGCAGCGTGGATTCGCTCCGGCGAACCTCCCACGGCACTGGCCGACACCCGGCAACCGCCGGGCCGCGGCGGCCCAACGCGAGCTGAACGACCTGTGCGACGAGATCATCGCGCGGCGCCGCGACCAGCCGGGCGGCGGTACTGCCGTCAGGGGTGACGACGGGATTGCCGATCTCCTTGGCCTGTTGGCCGATGCGACCGACGGCGACGGCGACCGGCTCTCCGCCGGGGAGGTCCGCGACCAGGTGCTCCTCTTCCTCCTTGCGGGCCACGAGACCACCGCCACGTCGGTGGCCTTCGCGCTTCACCTCCTCGCGCGCCATCCGGACGCACAGGCCGCCGCCCGAGAGGAAGTGGACCGCGTGCTGGGGACCCGGCGACCGGGCGCGGACGACCTCGACGCGCTTCCGTACGTCACGAAGGTCCTCAAGGAAGCCATGCGGCTCTACCCGGCCGCGCCGGCGATCGGCCGGCGCGCTGTCGCCGACACCGAGGTCGACGGCTACCGCGTTCCCGCGGGCGCGAACGTGTTCGTCAGCCCCTGGGTCACCCACCGGAACCCTGCCTACTGGGACGATCCCGAGCGCTTCGATCCCGAGCGCTTCTCGCCGGAGGCGGAGGCGGCCCGGCCGAGGTACGCCTGGTTCCCGTTCGGTGGTGGACCGCGCGCCTGCATCGGGCAGCGGTTCTCGATGCTCGAGTCCGTCCTGGCCGTGGCCATCGTCTTGCAGGCATACGAACTCGCCGCCATCGACACTGACGTATCGCTGTCCCTGGGCATCACGCTCCGGGCGGCCGGTCCGCTGCGCTGTCGCCTCACCGCCAGGTAG
- a CDS encoding VOC family protein — protein MSEHRTHVWPILSYRDARAAIKFLSDAFGFEERAAYARDGDPSIIEHAEMRWPLGGGVMFGTAGKDDGPFGSRAPGNDVVYVVCEDPDALFKRATAAGAEVVAGVNDEGYGSRGFTVRDLEGNLWSFGTYAGE, from the coding sequence ATGAGCGAGCACCGTACCCACGTCTGGCCAATCCTCAGCTACCGCGACGCCCGCGCCGCCATCAAGTTTCTGTCCGACGCTTTCGGCTTCGAGGAGCGGGCCGCCTACGCTCGCGACGGCGACCCGTCGATCATCGAGCACGCGGAGATGCGCTGGCCGCTCGGCGGCGGCGTGATGTTCGGCACGGCCGGAAAGGACGACGGGCCGTTCGGCAGCCGCGCCCCCGGAAACGACGTGGTGTACGTCGTGTGCGAGGACCCGGACGCGCTGTTCAAGCGCGCCACCGCCGCCGGCGCCGAGGTGGTGGCGGGCGTCAACGACGAGGGCTACGGCAGCCGCGGCTTCACCGTTCGCGATCTCGAGGGCAACCTCTGGAGCTTCGGCACCTACGCCGGCGAGTAG
- a CDS encoding helix-turn-helix domain-containing protein yields the protein METVAESAVGTPHLSLTPYVDGYTGYRYLGFAPGIHRGLPSSSLTFIVSVGPAIDVAVHTDPTHPPRSYRAVLSGLQATPALISHSGDQEGVAIHLTADGCRALFGLPAGGLWDMSLELNEVVGRTGDELWERLQYATTWDQRFAACDAVLRRLVIDNPLSAELRRAWQLIVASGGTVGVAELAGDVGWSRQHLARRFGSEFGCSPKLAARVVRFDRARHMIQNLPRHATIAEVAAACGYYDQAHLTNDFSELAGCTPRRWMAEEGLPFFQDGDGSAAR from the coding sequence ATGGAGACGGTCGCGGAGTCGGCAGTGGGTACGCCCCACCTGTCGCTGACCCCGTACGTCGACGGCTACACCGGCTACCGCTATCTCGGCTTCGCGCCCGGGATCCATCGCGGTCTGCCGTCGAGTTCACTCACGTTCATCGTGTCGGTCGGCCCGGCGATCGACGTCGCCGTCCACACCGATCCCACCCACCCGCCAAGGTCGTACCGCGCCGTGCTCTCGGGTCTCCAGGCCACCCCGGCACTGATCTCGCACAGTGGCGACCAGGAGGGCGTGGCGATCCACCTCACCGCCGACGGATGCCGCGCGCTGTTCGGGCTCCCGGCCGGTGGGCTGTGGGACATGTCGCTGGAGCTGAACGAGGTGGTGGGGCGCACCGGCGACGAGTTGTGGGAACGATTGCAGTACGCCACCACCTGGGACCAGCGGTTCGCGGCCTGCGACGCGGTGCTCCGGCGGCTGGTGATCGACAACCCGCTCTCCGCGGAGCTTCGCCGGGCGTGGCAGCTGATCGTCGCCTCCGGCGGCACGGTGGGGGTGGCCGAGCTTGCGGGCGACGTCGGCTGGAGCCGGCAGCACCTGGCCCGCAGGTTCGGGAGCGAGTTCGGTTGCTCGCCGAAGCTGGCGGCCCGGGTGGTCCGCTTCGACCGTGCCCGGCACATGATCCAGAACCTGCCGCGCCACGCCACGATCGCGGAGGTCGCGGCGGCGTGCGGATACTACGACCAGGCCCATCTCACGAACGACTTCAGCGAGCTTGCGGGGTGTACTCCCCGGCGGTGGATGGCCGAGGAAGGGCTTCCATTCTTCCAAGACGGCGACGGCTCGGCGGCCCGATGA
- a CDS encoding ATP-binding cassette domain-containing protein, translated as MPVPFSAWRSVRCAARNRYLLHLRLWWHAAPGLAIVCVALAVVRAGAITVAMVASGHLVASIDEAVRAGVDSAAALGSWRWLMLTVAAFVAAPVAGAVSRGVEEVASARYLAAYYDLVVDTGVRPHSVTHLEDPAGAQQLGSAVEASRDWLFLRGIGGTWDALSNKLNGVGALVVVATWRWWAGPVLLVGWLLLSRAVAHWRSVVFDDMITETGLGRRRASYLQGLLVGRAAAKEVRLYGLGGWLLDGFVNAWQETMAVVSRRRLRGVGSTLPPLAVLLVLNAAAFAVLTADTAAGRVSTGMLVTVVQGILGLSAFGRQDDGETSLGRTVSCVAALASFRTALGLPFLPGPPQATLAPAAAGTPTASKVELRDVTFGYPGGDRPVVERLRLTIPAGQSVAVVGVNGVGKSTIVKLLCGLWPPQAGEVRIDGLDPAVDAAARHRVSVIFQEFLRFGLPARANVEAGAGWCRIGDLDRIATDAGTDHIVAGLEYGWETILSAEFTGGTDLSGGQWQRIALARALAAVRAGAGVLVLDEPTAALDVRAEVALFESLLRLREGLTTILISHRLSSVRHADRIVVLGAVGGGVAGGVGGGVAGARVIEDGTHTELLAAGGEYARMFRLQASRFAAAGGVA; from the coding sequence ATGCCTGTGCCCTTCTCTGCTTGGCGTTCTGTTCGGTGTGCGGCACGGAACCGGTACCTGCTGCACCTGCGGTTGTGGTGGCACGCGGCTCCCGGCCTGGCCATCGTCTGCGTTGCGCTCGCGGTGGTCCGGGCGGGTGCGATCACCGTGGCGATGGTCGCGTCCGGCCACCTGGTCGCGTCGATCGATGAGGCGGTTCGTGCCGGGGTGGATTCGGCCGCGGCGCTGGGGTCGTGGCGATGGTTGATGCTCACGGTCGCGGCGTTCGTGGCGGCACCGGTCGCGGGCGCGGTGTCGCGCGGTGTTGAGGAGGTGGCCTCGGCGCGGTATCTGGCGGCGTACTACGACCTCGTTGTCGACACAGGGGTACGTCCGCACTCGGTGACCCACCTGGAGGACCCGGCCGGCGCACAGCAGCTCGGCTCGGCCGTGGAAGCCTCCCGGGACTGGCTGTTCCTGCGAGGGATCGGTGGCACCTGGGATGCGCTGTCGAACAAGCTGAACGGCGTCGGCGCGCTCGTCGTCGTGGCCACGTGGCGATGGTGGGCCGGGCCGGTCCTGCTGGTCGGCTGGCTGCTGCTGTCACGTGCGGTGGCGCACTGGCGGAGCGTCGTCTTCGACGACATGATCACCGAGACCGGCCTCGGCCGCCGTCGCGCGTCCTACCTGCAAGGGCTTCTGGTCGGGCGAGCCGCGGCGAAGGAGGTCCGGCTGTACGGGCTCGGCGGATGGCTGCTGGACGGCTTCGTGAACGCCTGGCAGGAAACCATGGCCGTCGTGTCCCGACGGCGGCTACGCGGAGTGGGGAGCACGCTGCCGCCGCTCGCGGTGCTGCTGGTGCTGAACGCGGCGGCGTTCGCCGTGCTGACCGCCGACACCGCCGCCGGGCGAGTGTCCACGGGAATGCTGGTCACGGTGGTTCAGGGAATTCTCGGGCTGTCGGCGTTCGGGCGCCAGGACGACGGCGAAACCTCACTCGGGCGGACCGTCTCCTGTGTGGCCGCGCTCGCCTCGTTCCGGACGGCGCTGGGTCTGCCGTTCCTGCCCGGCCCACCGCAAGCCACGCTTGCCCCTGCTGCAGCGGGAACACCCACCGCGAGCAAGGTGGAGTTGCGTGATGTCACGTTCGGCTATCCCGGTGGAGATCGGCCGGTGGTGGAGCGTCTGCGGCTGACGATCCCGGCCGGCCAGTCGGTGGCCGTGGTAGGTGTCAACGGTGTCGGGAAGTCCACGATCGTCAAGCTGTTGTGCGGTTTGTGGCCCCCACAGGCCGGTGAGGTACGCATCGACGGGCTGGACCCGGCGGTCGATGCCGCCGCCCGGCACCGGGTGTCGGTGATCTTCCAGGAGTTCCTGCGTTTCGGGTTGCCGGCGCGGGCGAACGTCGAGGCGGGCGCGGGCTGGTGCCGGATCGGAGATCTCGACCGGATCGCCACCGATGCGGGTACTGACCACATCGTTGCCGGCCTGGAGTACGGCTGGGAAACCATCCTGTCGGCGGAGTTCACCGGCGGCACGGATCTGTCGGGCGGGCAGTGGCAGCGGATCGCGCTGGCCCGGGCACTCGCAGCGGTGCGGGCCGGTGCGGGCGTACTCGTCCTGGACGAGCCGACCGCCGCCCTGGACGTGCGGGCGGAGGTGGCACTGTTCGAGTCTCTGCTGCGGCTGCGGGAGGGGCTGACGACCATCCTGATCAGCCATCGGCTGTCCAGTGTCCGGCACGCCGACCGGATCGTGGTGCTCGGCGCAGTCGGCGGCGGTGTCGCCGGCGGTGTCGGCGGCGGTGTCGCCGGCGCGCGGGTGATCGAGGACGGCACCCACACCGAGCTCCTCGCCGCCGGAGGCGAGTACGCCCGGATGTTCAGGTTGCAGGCGTCCCGGTTCGCAGCCGCGGGAGGTGTCGCGTGA
- a CDS encoding ABC transporter ATP-binding protein, translated as MGVLTGVRNLSRTLRLLVGTSVRVAPWQALLCLGETGGVILGLLQPLYLAWFVAGAVGHDTRQMALAAGAFVAQIGVGRALVWLGMNARFGQLERVGYEFDARIAALTASVPTIDHLDDPHFLDQLQIMREERGSLGLALNTLLNNLNGLAGVVGVVALAATADPRMLLAAVAGIPGVLAGPILARWQGRAEAAAAEPGRLAAHLLQVGTSPAGGGEVRVFGLADPLRGRLADATHAWWKPKVGLAVRESVVNVVVQVIFFGVAGAMLAWLVHDAVSGAVSVASVTLALLLVGRLQGVSGTLRDIIHNVAAMSRTAGRYLWLVDETARIRAAHHGVGTPPDRLSQGLVLEQVGYRYPGHDRPALDGVSLVLPAGSVVALVGENGAGKSTLVNLITGMLRPTSGAVRVDGRDLTGLDPGSWRSRLAGAFQDHQRWELTLGQSVGIGDLPKRDDEEAIRRALHEGAAEAVLTSVPRGLHTQLGVSWPDGVDLSGGQWQRLAIARGMMRRQPLVRVLDEPTAALDAATEHQLFDQYARAASGGRQAGTITILVTHRFSTVAAADQVVVLDHGRVVEHGTHAELISRGGHYSDLYELQARGYR; from the coding sequence ATGGGCGTACTCACCGGTGTGCGGAATCTCTCGCGTACGTTGCGGTTGCTGGTCGGCACCTCGGTTCGGGTGGCGCCGTGGCAGGCGTTGCTGTGCCTGGGCGAGACCGGCGGAGTGATCCTCGGGCTGCTGCAGCCCTTGTATCTGGCATGGTTCGTCGCCGGCGCGGTCGGCCATGACACCCGGCAGATGGCCCTGGCCGCCGGTGCGTTCGTCGCGCAGATCGGTGTCGGCCGGGCCCTTGTGTGGCTGGGGATGAACGCGCGCTTCGGGCAACTGGAGCGGGTGGGTTACGAGTTCGACGCGCGGATCGCCGCGCTCACCGCGTCCGTTCCCACGATCGACCACCTCGACGACCCACACTTTCTCGACCAGCTGCAGATCATGCGTGAGGAACGCGGATCGCTCGGCCTGGCCCTCAACACCCTGCTGAACAACCTCAACGGCCTGGCGGGAGTGGTCGGCGTCGTCGCGCTTGCCGCCACTGCCGACCCACGGATGCTGCTGGCCGCTGTCGCCGGCATCCCTGGTGTCCTGGCAGGGCCCATCCTCGCCCGCTGGCAGGGACGGGCCGAAGCCGCCGCCGCGGAACCCGGCCGGCTCGCGGCACACCTGCTGCAGGTGGGGACGTCGCCTGCCGGCGGTGGCGAGGTCCGCGTCTTCGGCCTGGCCGACCCGCTCCGCGGACGGCTCGCCGACGCCACCCACGCCTGGTGGAAACCGAAGGTAGGCCTGGCGGTACGTGAGTCCGTGGTCAACGTGGTGGTCCAGGTGATCTTCTTCGGCGTCGCCGGTGCGATGCTGGCCTGGCTGGTTCACGACGCGGTCTCCGGAGCGGTCAGCGTCGCCTCGGTCACCCTGGCGCTCCTGCTGGTCGGCCGGCTTCAGGGCGTCAGCGGCACCCTGCGCGACATCATCCACAACGTTGCCGCGATGAGCCGTACGGCCGGACGGTACCTCTGGCTCGTCGACGAGACCGCGCGCATCCGGGCAGCGCATCACGGCGTCGGCACACCTCCGGATCGGCTTTCGCAGGGGCTCGTGCTGGAACAGGTCGGCTACCGCTATCCGGGGCACGACCGGCCCGCGCTGGACGGCGTTTCCCTCGTCCTCCCGGCGGGCAGCGTCGTCGCACTCGTGGGCGAGAACGGCGCCGGAAAGTCCACCCTGGTCAACCTGATCACCGGCATGCTCCGGCCAACCAGCGGCGCCGTCCGGGTCGACGGTCGCGACCTGACCGGTCTCGACCCGGGATCCTGGCGATCACGGCTGGCCGGAGCGTTCCAGGACCATCAGCGGTGGGAGCTCACCCTCGGGCAGTCCGTCGGGATCGGCGACCTGCCGAAGCGGGACGACGAGGAGGCGATCCGGCGCGCGCTCCACGAAGGCGCGGCCGAGGCCGTGCTCACCTCCGTACCGCGCGGCCTGCACACCCAGCTCGGCGTGAGCTGGCCGGACGGGGTCGATCTGTCCGGCGGTCAGTGGCAGCGTCTGGCCATCGCCCGCGGCATGATGCGCCGGCAGCCGTTGGTGCGCGTACTCGACGAGCCCACCGCGGCCCTGGACGCGGCCACCGAACACCAACTGTTCGACCAGTACGCCCGGGCCGCTTCCGGCGGACGGCAGGCCGGCACCATCACCATCCTGGTGACCCATCGATTCTCCACTGTCGCCGCGGCTGACCAGGTGGTCGTGCTCGACCACGGACGCGTCGTCGAACACGGAACCCACGCGGAGCTGATCAGCCGCGGCGGGCACTACAGCGATCTCTACGAACTGCAGGCCCGCGGCTATCGGTGA
- the vanX gene encoding D-Ala-D-Ala dipeptidase VanX, whose product MREDFVFVDEFVPGIRWDAKYATWDNFVGKPVDGYVANRVVGTTALCAALRRAQGRAASLGFGLLLWDGYRPQRAVSSFAQWAKSPEDGRTKLRHYPNIDRAEMFAKGYVAAKSGHSRGSTVDLTLFHLATGELAAMGGDHDLMDPISHLGARGITPAEAKNRQHLCSIMEDCGFVRYDVEWWHYTLKEEPYPDTYFDFPVA is encoded by the coding sequence GTGAGAGAGGACTTCGTCTTCGTCGACGAGTTCGTACCCGGCATCCGCTGGGACGCCAAGTACGCCACCTGGGACAACTTCGTCGGCAAACCGGTGGACGGGTACGTGGCGAACCGAGTGGTCGGTACGACGGCCTTGTGCGCCGCGCTGCGCAGAGCACAGGGCAGGGCCGCGTCCCTCGGCTTCGGCCTGCTTCTCTGGGACGGCTACCGCCCGCAGCGCGCGGTGAGCTCCTTTGCACAGTGGGCAAAGTCACCCGAGGACGGCCGGACGAAGCTACGACACTATCCGAACATCGACAGGGCCGAGATGTTCGCGAAGGGCTATGTCGCCGCGAAGTCCGGTCACAGCCGGGGCAGCACCGTCGACCTGACGCTCTTTCACCTGGCCACCGGTGAGCTCGCAGCCATGGGCGGTGACCACGATCTGATGGACCCGATCTCACACCTCGGCGCACGAGGGATCACACCGGCCGAAGCGAAGAACCGGCAGCACCTCTGCTCGATCATGGAGGACTGCGGATTCGTCCGGTACGACGTCGAGTGGTGGCACTACACCCTGAAGGAGGAGCCCTACCCGGACACGTACTTCGACTTCCCCGTCGCGTGA
- the vanA gene encoding D-alanine--(R)-lactate ligase, with product MNRLRIGIIFGGASEEHPVSVKSAREVAKNLDPRKYEPFWIGITTGGAWKLCDGPDDGWENDRSRPAMLSPDRSIHGLLVLKQGRCEAIRLDVVLPVLHGRQGEDGAMQGLLELSGIPYVGCDVQSSAVCMDKSLAYIVAASAGVATPNFWTVTPNEKPDPGQFTYPVFVKPARSGSSFGVGKVSCEEELSAAVETARQYDSKVLIEEAVAGSEVGCAVLGDDLELVTGEPDRIALSHGFFRIHQESRPESGSENSTPVVPADISAESRRAVQETAKVIYRALGCRGLARVDMFLKDDGTVVLNEVNTFPGMTSYSRYPRMMAAAGLPLAEVIDRIVSLALPGRIR from the coding sequence ATGAACCGGCTCAGGATCGGGATCATCTTCGGCGGAGCTTCGGAGGAACACCCCGTCTCGGTCAAGTCCGCGCGGGAGGTCGCGAAGAACCTCGACCCCCGGAAGTACGAACCGTTCTGGATCGGCATCACGACCGGGGGCGCCTGGAAGCTGTGCGACGGCCCCGACGACGGCTGGGAGAACGACCGTTCGCGCCCGGCGATGTTGTCACCGGACAGAAGCATCCACGGACTGCTCGTCCTGAAGCAGGGGCGGTGCGAGGCGATCCGGCTGGATGTCGTCCTGCCCGTTCTGCACGGCAGGCAGGGCGAGGACGGTGCGATGCAGGGTTTGCTGGAGCTGTCCGGCATCCCCTACGTCGGCTGTGACGTCCAGAGCTCCGCCGTGTGCATGGACAAGTCACTTGCCTACATCGTCGCCGCGAGCGCGGGGGTCGCGACGCCGAACTTCTGGACCGTGACGCCGAACGAGAAGCCCGATCCCGGTCAGTTCACCTACCCCGTGTTCGTGAAGCCGGCCCGTTCGGGATCGTCGTTCGGCGTCGGCAAGGTCTCCTGTGAAGAGGAGTTGTCGGCCGCGGTGGAGACCGCCAGGCAGTACGACTCGAAGGTGCTGATCGAGGAGGCGGTCGCCGGCAGCGAGGTCGGGTGCGCCGTGCTGGGGGACGACCTGGAGTTGGTGACAGGTGAGCCGGACCGGATCGCGCTGTCCCACGGCTTCTTCCGGATCCATCAGGAGAGCCGGCCCGAGAGTGGTTCGGAGAACTCCACGCCGGTCGTGCCCGCGGACATCTCGGCGGAGTCGCGCCGCGCTGTGCAGGAGACGGCCAAGGTCATCTACCGTGCGCTGGGATGCAGAGGTCTGGCGCGGGTGGACATGTTCCTGAAAGACGACGGAACGGTGGTCCTCAACGAGGTCAACACGTTCCCCGGCATGACCTCGTACAGCCGGTATCCACGCATGATGGCCGCCGCGGGGCTGCCGCTTGCCGAGGTGATCGACCGGATCGTGTCGCTGGCGCTGCCCGGGAGGATCCGGTGA